The Alosa alosa isolate M-15738 ecotype Scorff River chromosome 8, AALO_Geno_1.1, whole genome shotgun sequence genome contains the following window.
GAAACAGGGGAGATTAGATTCAGAGTTAACGGAGCCAATTATCAGTAAAACCATGAAAGGAGGTTGATAGTGAGTGACTTACTCCTCGTATTTACTGGAAAGAACTGTCTTCACTTGCGGTAAAAGGTCAACACAACAGCCAATTGATATGCAGGATTGCTCCTCTTCAAGGCTAAATGGAAATGTATATTATCAGGAACAAAGCATATGAAGTGGATTTTGCAAATACAGATttagatacatacatatattacaAACATATTCAACAGTGGTACCTTTTTGCAAGAACGGGAAGGCAATCCACCAGCACACCCTGGTCTTGTATTCTACAGAGAAAGAACATTAGTAAGGAACCAGCTTTGGAAAACTACATTTCAacaacactaaaaaaaaaaaaaacaacttgaaCTCTTCTTACCTCATTAAGTAAGCCACTAATTCACTTGCACTTTTCCGCCATAGAGTTAAAGCGACATTCAGTTTAAGATTGCGTCCAAAGAGAGCATGCGTCATCGCATCATGGTCCTTGGAAATCTGAACAAGAACATGACAGGACTGACCATTAGTATACAGCAGGCATTATGTGAACCAACACGTGAAACCAAGTTTCGGGAGTGTGGCGCTTTGCCAGCAGCACATACAAAgagaatttgtttgtttgtttaatttaaggccatttccgcaactaaggctatttaatggccagagcattgtgtgttaAAGAAACTTacatatgtttttttaaaatctatgctACATACAAGGAGAGTATCCATACCTTTCATAGAAAATAAACTAGGATGATTAAATTTGATGATGCTTATGATGCTTTATTCTCTGAATTTATTTACATGTTGCATAATagtaaaataagcaaacaaggCTTAAGAATAGGGGTTCATATTTTGTGttattattttctaatattCATGTTATTATTAACTGTGTTTTCTATTAGAAATCCTATTGCTGCTGTTGTCCTTTAGCCATTAGACCATGCTTGTCAAATCAGACATTAACTTTGGACACCTCTGGATTGCGAAGTACAGTACTGTGCAAACGAGCAATCATCCGATTGTTTTGCAATGTTATGATGACCATAAATGTGTGCGTCAATATCTTTATTAGAATGCAACCAGAAGATAGAATAACTATAAAAACCACACAAAGTGTACTTCTGGTTCTAGTCTGAGGTATCCATGAGGTTTGTGTTTTTTGCAGTGTTATAATGACCAATCTTGATTGGGGGAACTGGTGATGGAGCCAGTTGGCTCTGGTTCTGACACATTGGTAACAGAAGTGGGAAGGTTAGGAGATGACAAAAATTGGACAGATCTAAGAACTTGCTGAAAAGCTACAGCTCTGCTTCTTGAGAAAGGCATGTCCAAATGTTTCTAGACAAAGAAATGAGGCAAACTGAGACCATATTCCAACCCAGGCAAACAATGAGGGTCAAGGGTACATTACATTTCAGGTGTCTTCATTGCACCTTACCAAAAATGACACTGCCGGATTAGTTTCTGGGTGAGCCACGTTGAATTCAACAGCTGATCGAGACCCCCAGCCCAATCACAGCTGGTGAGCTAGGCATGTCAGTTAGTGCTAAGTGGAGGACTACCATCACCAGCTTCCCCCCTTGCGTGATTGGTCATTACCACACTAACAAAACCACAACTCCAATGGTTGTTTTAGACTGAAATCAGGCTTGATTCGGAGCAAAAGACTATGTACATATACGTCCTGTGTTTTCTGATTAATGAAGACACTGAGGAAAAACTGTATGATCCTTGCTCAAACATCAGTATAGCATACAGTAAGTAATACCAGAACCTATCAACCAACCTCAGTGAAGAAATCACTGTACATGGAGCCGGCCGTTGCCATCTTGGAGGCCTCTGCAGAGTTGACGGGGAACCTGCAGTTGTCGTTGTAGGTGATGCCCTGCACATCGCCGGCACAGGTCAGCTCGTTCTCCTTGTTGGCCATGTCACAGGGCCGGCCTGCGCTTGGCACCCTCCGGCGCAGCAGCCCGGAGCTCGGCGCCGCTGAGTGCCGCGACCGCCGCTTCAACCCCACCACTCGCTTCGCTTTGTTTGAGTTGTGCACGCCGCGGCCAACTGGAAGCCTGGGAAAAAAGGGACGCGAGGAAAGGAAGTAAGGCGTCAGTATGGGTCTGACTCGGCAGGCAGACAAGCAGCCAATGGACAATAAAAGCACAACTAACATACGGACGACCTCTAAATGACAATGGGTTTAAATGAGGCAACGAGTAGTCTGAATAGGCTGAAGATAAAATGTGATGCCCTTTctccaataaaataaaaatcgtATTATGCTGCACTGGTCTAGCTAAAGAATGTGTGTTTCCATTTGTCAAAAGGTCACCCTCTGTCCACCCATGCAATGCAGCCTGACATAGCCACAGTGGGAACAGACTTTTACAGTGAACTTTTACAGTGAAAgatggaagggggggggggaggggggtgggtggacTTGTCATGACACGTTTTTGTGACGACACAGAGACAAATGGTTTCTGTTATTGTGCCCACACTGGTGTGGACTTGAAAACAAACAACTCACCTGTCTTTATCTATTTCTTCCTTATTTAAATAATCCACCTAAAAGAGATGACAGGCAATAAAGGTAGTCCTCAAGTAAGTTTGGCTGCTGCCAGCCAACACTGACAAAAATGCAAATCCACATGTAAATTCATCTTCACATTTCTGGTCTCTTTCGAACTGATTCCTTTGATTGTCTTTGAATTCTACTCACCTCCCTCATGTTCTTCTTGGCTCCAGAGTGAACCTGGTGCACGAGAAGGTCGTGAGGAGCGGCCTGCTTGAGCCTGTGGAATTCTGTCTGATTGCCATCATGATGTCCAGCGGCCATAATAACTCAACACTGAAACGGACACAAGGGTTTTGCATGCATAAGCACTCAAGGAACGTAGTTTGTTCACCCACACAGGCATACGATTATCTGAAACAATGACCCTGTAGTGAAATTACTGGTTAAGTATTCCTCGACACCTCATTTGGTTACACGCACGTAATATATTTGCAAAGAATCATGCATCACTTTAAGGCATCCTATTTTCCGTGTCGTAGAGATCTCTCAAACTTGTAGCAATATTACAAAGATATGATGCATATGGGATATCGGCTGATGCCTAATAGCTTACAAAACAACCAATCACTAATGAGGGAAAAAGCTTTCAGCAGGACAGGATGCCGAGACGAGTTAACGTTAGAAGGAAGTTCATTATCCTCAAGGACTATATTTTTAAGGCACGCGCGTGTCTCAGTAAATGCACCTCAAAATCCCATTAACACATTTCTTCTGATGAATTTAGCTACATGTCTCGCTTGCTGGGACAGCGTTGACATGATAGAAGTCAGCTGCTTTAACTCCGTAAATAGCTAACAATGTCAGGCTAACTACTACCCAAGATAACGCAAACATCGCTAGCTAAACCACAGCTCACAGATATCTAATGAATATGATGATTCATGCAACGTGAACTTGTTGATAGATCGAGAAATATTCGTCAAATGCTACACGACAACCTCATCCATAC
Protein-coding sequences here:
- the katnbl1 gene encoding KATNB1-like protein 1 — translated: MAAGHHDGNQTEFHRLKQAAPHDLLVHQVHSGAKKNMREVDYLNKEEIDKDRLPVGRGVHNSNKAKRVVGLKRRSRHSAAPSSGLLRRRVPSAGRPCDMANKENELTCAGDVQGITYNDNCRFPVNSAEASKMATAGSMYSDFFTEISKDHDAMTHALFGRNLKLNVALTLWRKSASELVAYLMRIQDQGVLVDCLPVLAKSLEEEQSCISIGCCVDLLPQVKTVLSSKYEEHLIVALHWIHSLIKRWWPELSANGKSLQQSCPCDGNIQVMKQQLQELWVEGSRLILVPGTTGEIAKVIETYLSQLR